From a single Macrobrachium rosenbergii isolate ZJJX-2024 chromosome 7, ASM4041242v1, whole genome shotgun sequence genomic region:
- the Galt gene encoding galactose-1-phosphate uridylyltransferase — protein sequence MAQIMDFQPTEHQHVRFNPLRGDWVLVSPHRMKRPWAGQVEKPAEEEIPIHDPKNPLCPRVTRPNGEDNPDYTGTFVFTNDFPALLEDVPSPPESDDPLFRAAPAKGTCRVMCFHPHTNLTIPLMSVEEIRAVIDRWLTELIDLGKKYLWVQIFENKGAIMGCSNPHPHCQIWASSFMPNEPQLKEVNQLKYYREHGRPMLMDYVHRELEKKERLVVTNDHWVALVPYWAVWPYETMVLPRRHIVRMTQMTDQEKDALADIMKRLTTKYDNLFSCSFPYSMGWHGAPTGPQIEDEASHWVFHGCYYPPLLRSATIKKFMVGYEMLAQAQRDLTAEQAAQKLRELSEVHYKERK from the exons ATGGCACAAATCATGGATTTTCAGCCGACAG AGCATCAGCATGTGCGCTTTAATCCTCTCAGAGGAGACTGGGTGTTAGTTTCTCCCCATCGTATGAAAAGACCTTGGGCTGGTCAGGTGGAGAAGCCGGCTGAAGAAGAGATCCCAATCCACGATCCCAAGAATCCTCTTTGTCCGAGAGTCACCCGTCCTAATGGTGAG gaTAATCCTGATTACACAGGAACCTTTGTCTTCACAAATGACTTCCCAGCATTATTGGAAGACGTACCGTCACCTCCAGAGAGTGATGACCCGTTGTTTCGTGCAGCTCCTGCCAAGGGAACTTGCCGAGTCATGTGTTTCCATCCACACACTAATTTGACTATACCCTTAATGTCAGTTGAAGAAATAAGGGCTGTTATAGACAG GTGGCTGACTGAGTTGATTGATCTTGGCAAAAAGTATTTATGGGTccaaatttttgaaaacaaaggaGCCATTATGGGATGTTCCAATCCACATCCCCATTGTCAG ATATGGGCTTCATCTTTCATGCCTAATGAGCCTCAGCTGAAAGAAGTTAACCAGCTGAAGTATTACAGGGAGCATGGTCGGCCAATGTTGATGGATTACGTCCACAGGGAGCTGGAGAAAAAG GAACGCCTAGTTGTGACAAACGATCACTGGGTGGCTCTTGTTCCATACTGGGCCGTTTGGCCATACGAAACGATGGTCCTGCCTCGTCGCCACATAGTTCGCATGACGCAGATGACAGATCAAGAAAAGGATGCTCTGGCGGACATAATGAAAAGATTGACGACAAAATATGACAATCTCTTCAGTTGTTCATTTCCCTATTCAATGGGATGGCATG GAGCTCCTACGGGGCCACAGATTGAAGATGAAGCAAGCCACTGGGTATTCCACGGCTGTTATTACCCGCCTTTGTTACGCTCTGCAACCATTAAGAAGTTCATGGTGGGATACGAGATGCTGGCTCAAGCACAGCGTGATCTGACGGCAGAGCAGGCTGCTCAAAAATTACGGGAATTGTCCGAAGTTCATTATAAAGAGAGGAAGTAA
- the Actn gene encoding alpha-actinin, sarcomeric isoform X1, protein MEYQNDEQVYMEQEEEWEREGLLDPAWEKQQKKTFTAWCNSHLRKAGTLIESIEEEFRNGLKLMLLLEVISGETLPRPDRGKMRFHKIANVNKALDFIASKGVKLVSIGAEEIVDGNLKMTLGMIWTIILRFAIQDISVEEMTAKEGLLLWCQRKTAPYKNVNVQNFHTSFKDGLAFCALIHRHRPDLLDYSQLSKDDPLHNLNLAFDIAEKHLDIPRMLDPDDLVNTPKADERAIMTYVSCYYHAFQGAQQAEMAANRICKVLKVNQENERLMEEYERLTSDLLEWIRRTIPWLQARQQDNTLADLQKKLEEYRLYRRNHKPPRVEQKARLETNFNTLQTKLRLSNRPAYLPSEGKSVTDIANAWKNLEGCEKSFEDWLLSEMMRLERLEHLAKKFKHKAEIHEGWTSGKEEMLQSQDFRNCKLNELKALKKKHEAFESDLAAHQDRVEQIAAIAQELNALDYYDSATINSRCQAICDQWDRLGTLTTTRRNNLEETEKLLEKIDQLHLEFAKRAAPFNNWLDGACEDLVDMFIVHTIEEIQGLIDAHNQFKATLGEADKEYQAIMALVNEVQHIAQQYKIPGGLDNPYTTLTAQVISGKWGEVKKLVPQRDGTLQNELGKQQNNESLRRQFAEKANGVGPWIEKQMDAVAAIGMGMHGSVLEDQLNRLKDYENAVISNKAIMDEMEKIHQAVQESMIFENRYTQYTMETLRVGWEQLLTSINRTINEVENQILTRDSKGISQEQLTEFRGSFNHFDKNRAGRLAPDEFKSCLISLGYSFGKDQQGDIDFQRILSIVDPNSTGFTQFDAFLDFMTRENVDSDTAEQVIDSFRILAGDKPYILPEELQRELPPDQAEYCIQRMQPYTADGAPPEALDYMSFSTSLYGESDL, encoded by the exons ACCTTCACTGCCTGGTGTAACTCTCACCTGCGAAAGGCGGGCACCCTCATCGAGAGCATAGAGGAAGAATTCCGAAATGGCCTCAAACTTATGCTGCTCCTTGAG GTTATCTCTGGCGAGACCCTCCCCAGACCTGACAGAGGCAAGATGCGTTTCCACAAGATTGCCAACGTCAACAAAGCCCTCGACTTCATCGCCAGCAAGGGTGTCAAGCTGGTATCCATTGGTGCTGAAG AAATCGTTGATGGCaacctgaagatgactttgggtaTGATCTGGACCATCATTTTGCGATTCGCCATCCAGGACATCAGTGTAGAGGAGATGACTGCAAAGGAGGGTCTCCTTCTCTGGTGCCAGAGAAAGACTGCACCTTACAAGAACGTCAACGTGCAGAACTTCCACACCTCCTTCAAG GATGGTCTCGCATTCTGTGCTCTCATCCACCGTCACAGACCAGATCTGCTTGACTACTCTCAGCTGTCCAAGGATGATCCCCTCCACAACCTTAACCTTGCCTTCGATATTGCTGAGAAGCACCTTGACATCCCCAGGATGTTGGACCCCGATG ATTTGGTGAACACACCTAAGGCTGATGAACGCGCCATCATGACCTACGTGTCTTGCTACTACCATGCCTTCCAGGGGGCCCAGCAG GCTGAGATGGCTGCCAACCGCATCTGCAAGGTGCTGAAGGTTAACCAGGAGAACGAGCGCCTCATGGAGGAATACGAACGCCTCACCTCCGACCTGCTGGAATGGATTCGTCGCACCATTCCTTGGCTCCAGGCCCGCCAGCAGGATAACACATTGGCTGATCTACAAAAGAAATTAGAAGAATACAGACTCTACAGACGCAACCACAAGCccccacgtgtggaacagaaggcCAGATTAGAGACTAACTTCAATACACTTCAG ACCAAACTCCGTCTCTCCAACCGCCCAGCATACCTTCCCTCTGAGGGCAAGAGTGTTACTGACATCGCCAATGCCTGGAAGAATCTCGAAGGATGTGAAAAGTCCTTCGAAGATTGGCTGCTCTCAGAGATGATGAG ATTAGAGCGTCTTGAACATTTGGCCAAGAAATTCAAGCATAAGGCAGAAATCCATGAGGGCTGGACTTCTGGCAAGGAGGAAATGTTGCAGAGCCAGGACTTCAGGAATTGCAAGCTTAATGAGCTCAAAGCTTTGAAGAAGAAGCACGAGGCCTTTGAGTCTGATCTTGCCGCACACCAG GATCGTGTGGAGCAAATCGCAGCTATTGCTCAGGAGCTCAACGCTCTTGACTACTATGATTCTGCTACCATCAACTCTCGCTGCCAAGCAATTTGCGACCAGTGGGACAGACTTGGCACCCTCACTACAACTCGCAGAAACAACTTGGAAGAAACTGAGAAGCTTCTCGAAAAGATTGACCAACTCCATCTCGAATTTGCCAAGAGGGCAGCT CCCTTCAACAACTGGCTTGATGGAGCCTGTGAAGATCTCGTTGATATGTTCATCGTGCACACCATTGAAGAGATTCAGGGCTTGATCGATGCACACAACCAGTTCAAGGCAACACTTGGTGAGGCCGACAAGGAATACCAAGCCATCATGGCCCTTGTCAATGAAGTACAGCACATTGCTCAGCAATACAAGATTCCTGGTGGTCTGGACAACCCATACACCACTTTGACTGCTCAG GTCATCTCCGGCAAGTGGGGCGAAGTCAAGAAGCTTGTGCCCCAGCGTGATGGAACTCTACAGAATGAACTTGGCAAACAGCAGA ACAACGAATCACTCCGTCGCCAGTTTGCTGAAAAGGCTAACGGCGTTGGTCCATGGATTGAGAAGCAGATGGATGCTGTTGCTGCCATTGGTATGGGTATGCAT GGATCCGTTCTTGAAGACCAGCTCAACCGTCTGAAGGATTACGAAAATGCTGTCATCAGCAACAAAGCCATCatggatgaaatggagaagaTTCACCAAGCTGTACAGGAGTCCATGATCTTTGAGAACAG GTACACTCAGTATACTATGGAGACCCTCCGTGTTGGATGGGAACAGTTGTTGACTTCCATCAACCGCACCATCAACGAGGTTGAGAACCAGATTCTTACCAGAGACTCCAAAGGTATCAGCCAAGAACAGCTTACAGAGTTCCGTGGCTCATTCAATCACTTTGACAAGAACAG GGCAGGCCGTTTGGCACCGGATGAATTCAAGTCATGCTTGATCTCTTTGGGATACTCCTTCGGTAAGGACCAACAGGGCGACATTGACTTCCAGAGAATCCTCAGCATTGTTGACCCCAACAGCACTGGATTCACTCAGTTTGACGCATTCTTGGACTTCATGACTCGCGAGAATGTGGACTCTGATACTGCTGAACAGGTTATTGATTCCTTCAGGATCCTTGCTGGAGATAAG ccatACATCCTTCCTGAGGAATTGCAGCGCGAATTGCCTCCTGACCAGGCAGAATACTGTATCCAGCGCATGCAGCCTTACACTGCTGATGGTGCTCCTCCAGAGGCTCTCGACTACATGTCCTTCTCCACTTCACTGTATGGTGAATCTGAcctgtaa
- the Actn gene encoding alpha-actinin, sarcomeric isoform X2, giving the protein MEYQNDEQVYMEQEEEWEREGLLDPAWEKQQKKTFTAWCNSHLRKAGTLIESIEEEFRNGLKLMLLLEVISGETLPRPDRGKMRFHKIANVNKALDFIASKGVKLVSIGAEEIVDGNLKMTLGMIWTIILRFAIQDISVEEMTAKEGLLLWCQRKTAPYKNVNVQNFHTSFKDGLAFCALIHRHRPDLLDYSQLSKDDPLHNLNLAFDIAEKHLDIPRMLDPDDISEGVPDERAVMTYVSSYYHTFTGVQKAEMAANRICKVLKVNQENERLMEEYERLTSDLLEWIRRTIPWLQARQQDNTLADLQKKLEEYRLYRRNHKPPRVEQKARLETNFNTLQTKLRLSNRPAYLPSEGKSVTDIANAWKNLEGCEKSFEDWLLSEMMRLERLEHLAKKFKHKAEIHEGWTSGKEEMLQSQDFRNCKLNELKALKKKHEAFESDLAAHQDRVEQIAAIAQELNALDYYDSATINSRCQAICDQWDRLGTLTTTRRNNLEETEKLLEKIDQLHLEFAKRAAPFNNWLDGACEDLVDMFIVHTIEEIQGLIDAHNQFKATLGEADKEYQAIMALVNEVQHIAQQYKIPGGLDNPYTTLTAQVISGKWGEVKKLVPQRDGTLQNELGKQQNNESLRRQFAEKANGVGPWIEKQMDAVAAIGMGMHGSVLEDQLNRLKDYENAVISNKAIMDEMEKIHQAVQESMIFENRYTQYTMETLRVGWEQLLTSINRTINEVENQILTRDSKGISQEQLTEFRGSFNHFDKNRAGRLAPDEFKSCLISLGYSFGKDQQGDIDFQRILSIVDPNSTGFTQFDAFLDFMTRENVDSDTAEQVIDSFRILAGDKPYILPEELQRELPPDQAEYCIQRMQPYTADGAPPEALDYMSFSTSLYGESDL; this is encoded by the exons ACCTTCACTGCCTGGTGTAACTCTCACCTGCGAAAGGCGGGCACCCTCATCGAGAGCATAGAGGAAGAATTCCGAAATGGCCTCAAACTTATGCTGCTCCTTGAG GTTATCTCTGGCGAGACCCTCCCCAGACCTGACAGAGGCAAGATGCGTTTCCACAAGATTGCCAACGTCAACAAAGCCCTCGACTTCATCGCCAGCAAGGGTGTCAAGCTGGTATCCATTGGTGCTGAAG AAATCGTTGATGGCaacctgaagatgactttgggtaTGATCTGGACCATCATTTTGCGATTCGCCATCCAGGACATCAGTGTAGAGGAGATGACTGCAAAGGAGGGTCTCCTTCTCTGGTGCCAGAGAAAGACTGCACCTTACAAGAACGTCAACGTGCAGAACTTCCACACCTCCTTCAAG GATGGTCTCGCATTCTGTGCTCTCATCCACCGTCACAGACCAGATCTGCTTGACTACTCTCAGCTGTCCAAGGATGATCCCCTCCACAACCTTAACCTTGCCTTCGATATTGCTGAGAAGCACCTTGACATCCCCAGGATGTTGGACCCCGATG ACATATCAGAAGGTGTGCCAGACGAAAGGGCCGTCATGACATATGTTTCCTCGTATTACCACACATTTACTGGTGTGCAAAAG GCTGAGATGGCTGCCAACCGCATCTGCAAGGTGCTGAAGGTTAACCAGGAGAACGAGCGCCTCATGGAGGAATACGAACGCCTCACCTCCGACCTGCTGGAATGGATTCGTCGCACCATTCCTTGGCTCCAGGCCCGCCAGCAGGATAACACATTGGCTGATCTACAAAAGAAATTAGAAGAATACAGACTCTACAGACGCAACCACAAGCccccacgtgtggaacagaaggcCAGATTAGAGACTAACTTCAATACACTTCAG ACCAAACTCCGTCTCTCCAACCGCCCAGCATACCTTCCCTCTGAGGGCAAGAGTGTTACTGACATCGCCAATGCCTGGAAGAATCTCGAAGGATGTGAAAAGTCCTTCGAAGATTGGCTGCTCTCAGAGATGATGAG ATTAGAGCGTCTTGAACATTTGGCCAAGAAATTCAAGCATAAGGCAGAAATCCATGAGGGCTGGACTTCTGGCAAGGAGGAAATGTTGCAGAGCCAGGACTTCAGGAATTGCAAGCTTAATGAGCTCAAAGCTTTGAAGAAGAAGCACGAGGCCTTTGAGTCTGATCTTGCCGCACACCAG GATCGTGTGGAGCAAATCGCAGCTATTGCTCAGGAGCTCAACGCTCTTGACTACTATGATTCTGCTACCATCAACTCTCGCTGCCAAGCAATTTGCGACCAGTGGGACAGACTTGGCACCCTCACTACAACTCGCAGAAACAACTTGGAAGAAACTGAGAAGCTTCTCGAAAAGATTGACCAACTCCATCTCGAATTTGCCAAGAGGGCAGCT CCCTTCAACAACTGGCTTGATGGAGCCTGTGAAGATCTCGTTGATATGTTCATCGTGCACACCATTGAAGAGATTCAGGGCTTGATCGATGCACACAACCAGTTCAAGGCAACACTTGGTGAGGCCGACAAGGAATACCAAGCCATCATGGCCCTTGTCAATGAAGTACAGCACATTGCTCAGCAATACAAGATTCCTGGTGGTCTGGACAACCCATACACCACTTTGACTGCTCAG GTCATCTCCGGCAAGTGGGGCGAAGTCAAGAAGCTTGTGCCCCAGCGTGATGGAACTCTACAGAATGAACTTGGCAAACAGCAGA ACAACGAATCACTCCGTCGCCAGTTTGCTGAAAAGGCTAACGGCGTTGGTCCATGGATTGAGAAGCAGATGGATGCTGTTGCTGCCATTGGTATGGGTATGCAT GGATCCGTTCTTGAAGACCAGCTCAACCGTCTGAAGGATTACGAAAATGCTGTCATCAGCAACAAAGCCATCatggatgaaatggagaagaTTCACCAAGCTGTACAGGAGTCCATGATCTTTGAGAACAG GTACACTCAGTATACTATGGAGACCCTCCGTGTTGGATGGGAACAGTTGTTGACTTCCATCAACCGCACCATCAACGAGGTTGAGAACCAGATTCTTACCAGAGACTCCAAAGGTATCAGCCAAGAACAGCTTACAGAGTTCCGTGGCTCATTCAATCACTTTGACAAGAACAG GGCAGGCCGTTTGGCACCGGATGAATTCAAGTCATGCTTGATCTCTTTGGGATACTCCTTCGGTAAGGACCAACAGGGCGACATTGACTTCCAGAGAATCCTCAGCATTGTTGACCCCAACAGCACTGGATTCACTCAGTTTGACGCATTCTTGGACTTCATGACTCGCGAGAATGTGGACTCTGATACTGCTGAACAGGTTATTGATTCCTTCAGGATCCTTGCTGGAGATAAG ccatACATCCTTCCTGAGGAATTGCAGCGCGAATTGCCTCCTGACCAGGCAGAATACTGTATCCAGCGCATGCAGCCTTACACTGCTGATGGTGCTCCTCCAGAGGCTCTCGACTACATGTCCTTCTCCACTTCACTGTATGGTGAATCTGAcctgtaa